One Stenotrophomonas maltophilia DNA window includes the following coding sequences:
- a CDS encoding formate dehydrogenase subunit gamma, protein MKYAPHPRQIVRYRAPTRINHWIVAICFVLTALSGLALFHPALFPLTQLFGGGPWTRILHPFIGLAMVVGFALLAFRMWRDNLPTADDGKWMRGMRDVLRNEDEKLPPVGRFNAGQKLLFWSIIGCLSALLLTGFVIWRQYFSHFFPIGVIRFSVLAHALFGWVLVCAIVVHIYAAIWIKGSVRAMTQGKVTYGWAYKHHRQWFRDILRGRREEG, encoded by the coding sequence ATGAAGTACGCCCCGCACCCGCGGCAGATCGTGCGCTACCGCGCACCGACCCGTATCAACCACTGGATCGTGGCGATCTGCTTCGTGCTGACGGCGCTGTCCGGGCTGGCCCTGTTCCACCCTGCCCTGTTCCCGCTGACCCAGCTGTTCGGCGGTGGGCCGTGGACGCGCATCCTGCATCCGTTCATCGGCCTGGCCATGGTGGTGGGATTTGCGCTGCTGGCTTTCCGCATGTGGCGCGACAATCTGCCGACCGCCGACGATGGCAAGTGGATGCGCGGCATGCGCGATGTGCTGCGCAACGAGGATGAGAAGCTGCCGCCGGTGGGCCGCTTCAATGCCGGCCAGAAACTGCTGTTCTGGTCGATCATCGGTTGCCTGTCGGCGCTGCTGCTGACCGGCTTCGTGATCTGGCGGCAGTACTTCAGCCACTTCTTCCCGATCGGGGTGATCCGCTTCTCGGTACTTGCCCATGCGCTGTTCGGCTGGGTGCTGGTCTGCGCGATCGTGGTGCACATCTATGCGGCGATCTGGATCAAGGGCTCGGTGCGGGCGATGACCCAGGGCAAGGTGACCTATGGGTGGGCGTACAAGCATCACCGGCAGTGGTTCCGGGACATCCTGCGCGGACGGCGGGAAGAGGGTTAG
- the fdhE gene encoding formate dehydrogenase accessory protein FdhE: MAQRILEPGEIETLASRDVPRIILPDVASLFAERATRLRNLAAHSAIGGYLQLLAALADAQQALLDELTPQQREALQSQARAQQSSAAAGAGMPLRPANTLQLDGRWRDWLRTLCRHCADEAGLPAETRQELQRVAAADDAWLDAQAHAVLERDDAPSVDAVAALLVMNALQVYWAVLADSFRPAELKPLADAPGLCPLCGTLPVVSVVQARPPYASYRYLSCSLCACQWHYVRVQCSQCGTAGKDIAYRALADVDGDSGEAVRESAVRAETCDHCHSYRKILYLEKDPSLEPVADDLGTLALDLLLGEEGYARASQNPLLWQSDGE; this comes from the coding sequence ATGGCGCAACGCATCCTTGAACCCGGTGAGATCGAGACACTGGCCTCGCGCGATGTTCCGCGCATCATCCTGCCCGATGTCGCTTCCCTGTTCGCCGAGCGCGCGACGCGCCTGCGCAACCTGGCTGCGCACAGTGCCATCGGCGGTTACCTGCAGCTGCTGGCGGCGTTGGCAGATGCACAGCAGGCACTGCTGGACGAACTGACACCACAGCAACGCGAAGCGCTGCAATCGCAGGCACGCGCGCAGCAGTCGAGTGCGGCGGCCGGCGCGGGGATGCCGTTGCGGCCGGCCAACACACTTCAGCTGGATGGCCGTTGGCGCGACTGGCTGCGCACGCTATGCCGGCACTGTGCCGACGAAGCGGGGCTGCCGGCGGAAACCCGTCAGGAGCTGCAGCGCGTCGCCGCGGCCGACGACGCTTGGCTGGATGCGCAGGCGCATGCGGTGCTGGAGCGTGATGACGCGCCGTCGGTGGATGCGGTCGCTGCGCTGCTGGTGATGAACGCGCTGCAGGTGTACTGGGCAGTGCTGGCGGACAGCTTCCGCCCCGCCGAGCTGAAGCCGCTGGCCGATGCACCGGGGCTGTGCCCGCTGTGCGGCACCCTGCCGGTGGTCAGCGTGGTGCAGGCACGGCCGCCCTATGCGTCCTACCGCTACCTGTCGTGCTCGCTGTGCGCCTGCCAGTGGCACTACGTGCGTGTGCAGTGCAGCCAGTGTGGCACCGCCGGCAAGGACATCGCCTACCGCGCCCTGGCCGATGTGGATGGCGACAGCGGCGAGGCCGTGCGCGAGAGCGCGGTCCGTGCCGAGACCTGCGACCACTGCCACAGCTACCGCAAGATCCTGTATCTGGAAAAGGATCCCTCACTGGAACCGGTCGCCGATGACCTCGGCACGCTGGCACTGGACCTGCTGCTGGGCGAGGAAGGTTATGCGCGCGCCAGCCAGAATCCGCTGCTGTGGCAATCCGACGGCGAGTGA
- the selA gene encoding L-seryl-tRNA(Sec) selenium transferase, which produces MTAMPPTPASVSALPSLDRLLRLPALAALINGHGRSRITQLLRSHLQALRDRVSAGQLSATQLQEAVDGPALVAAVEAALAADARLDLQPMFNLTGTVLHTNLGRALLPDAAVHAVTRAMTAPVDLEFDVVRGRRGDRDARVQALICELTGAEAATVVNNNAAAVLLLLNSLANRRDVVVSRGELVEIGGAFRIPDVMRSAGARLLEVGTTNRTHPADFAHAIGTRTALLMEVHASNYAITGFTAKVDTAAMAAIAHEHGLPLVVDLGSGSLCDLATFGLPHEPTVQETLAAGADLVSFSGDKLLGGPQAGIIAGRADLIARINRNPLKRALRMDKMGLAALEAVLALYREPELLAQRLPTLRTLSRTQDDIDAQAQRLLQPMRASLAADYTLVPAPMCSQIGSGAQPRAQLASAGLRIASARRGGLDRLAKRLRQLPRPVLGRIADDALWLDLRCLEPADEAVFLAQWDMLQA; this is translated from the coding sequence ATGACAGCCATGCCCCCCACCCCGGCATCGGTTTCCGCGCTGCCCTCGCTGGACCGGTTGCTGCGTCTGCCTGCCTTGGCAGCATTGATCAACGGCCACGGCCGCAGCCGTATCACCCAGCTGCTGCGTTCGCACCTGCAGGCGCTGCGCGATCGTGTCAGCGCCGGCCAGCTCTCGGCCACGCAGCTGCAGGAAGCGGTTGACGGCCCGGCGCTGGTGGCAGCAGTCGAGGCCGCACTGGCCGCTGATGCACGGTTGGACCTGCAGCCGATGTTCAACCTGACTGGCACCGTGCTGCACACCAACCTTGGCCGCGCACTGCTGCCCGACGCCGCCGTGCACGCGGTCACCCGCGCGATGACCGCGCCGGTGGATCTGGAGTTCGACGTTGTCCGTGGTCGTCGCGGCGACCGCGATGCACGGGTGCAGGCATTGATCTGCGAACTGACCGGCGCTGAAGCCGCCACCGTGGTCAACAACAATGCTGCGGCGGTCCTGCTGCTGCTCAACAGCCTGGCCAACCGCCGCGACGTGGTGGTGTCACGCGGCGAGCTGGTGGAGATCGGCGGTGCCTTCCGTATTCCCGATGTGATGCGCAGTGCCGGCGCGCGGCTGCTGGAAGTGGGCACCACCAACCGCACCCACCCGGCCGACTTCGCCCACGCCATCGGCACCCGCACCGCGCTGCTGATGGAGGTACACGCCAGCAACTACGCGATCACCGGCTTCACCGCCAAGGTCGACACTGCGGCGATGGCAGCGATCGCGCACGAGCATGGCCTGCCGCTGGTGGTGGACCTGGGCAGTGGCAGCCTGTGCGATCTGGCCACGTTCGGCCTGCCGCACGAACCCACCGTGCAGGAAACGCTGGCGGCCGGCGCCGATCTGGTGTCGTTCAGCGGCGACAAGCTGCTGGGTGGTCCGCAGGCCGGCATCATCGCCGGCCGCGCCGACCTGATCGCTCGAATCAACCGCAACCCGCTGAAGCGGGCACTGCGCATGGACAAGATGGGGCTGGCCGCACTGGAAGCGGTGCTGGCCCTGTACCGCGAGCCGGAGCTGCTGGCACAGCGACTGCCGACCCTGCGCACGCTGTCGCGCACACAGGATGACATCGATGCGCAGGCCCAGCGCCTGCTGCAACCGATGCGTGCTTCGCTGGCGGCAGACTACACCCTCGTGCCTGCGCCGATGTGCAGCCAGATCGGCAGCGGCGCGCAGCCACGGGCGCAGCTGGCCAGCGCCGGACTGCGCATTGCCAGCGCACGCCGTGGCGGACTGGATCGCCTGGCCAAGCGCTTGCGTCAGCTGCCGCGGCCGGTGCTGGGCCGCATCGCCGATGACGCGTTGTGGCTGGACCTGCGCTGCCTGGAACCCGCAGACGAAGCGGTTTTCCTGGCCCAATGGGACATGCTGCAGGCATGA
- the selB gene encoding selenocysteine-specific translation elongation factor, whose translation MIVGTAGHIDHGKTSLVRALTGIETDRLQEERTRGISIELGYAYVPVESTEDDGPSTTLGFVDVPGHERFVHTMVAGATGIDVALLVVAADDGVMPQTREHLAILQLLGVDRGAVALTKIDRVDAARIARVEIEIAALLAATPLQDSPLFACNSTAPDDAGIRALRTQLHAWAADNASTRQAELRNELFRMPVDRVFSLAGHGTLVTGAVHGGIAAVGEHLQLMPAATEVRVRSIHAQNQASDHAMAGQRCALNLAAIARDEIHRGDWIADPRALLATTRVDVRLRLSALAAPLRDWAPLHIHWGTMHRQAHVVLLEDHDHGDGQLVQLVFDAPVCAMCGDRFIARDSAATHTLGGGIVLDPDPPQRRRRSPARLAWLGALEQLAAGAGIGPLLQQAPFGIAMAALQRYCRRAADRIDLPADAQRIITREDTVIILASHWQALREQVITSLRGWHERRPDEPGVDSGRLQRSTLPSLAASLWNALLQDLLADGTLQHVGAWWRLPGHDHAPPERERLLLERVLPQLHAGGFDPPWVRTLAADIGLAEDEFRAALRRAAARGDLFQVVPDLFYAPARIAELATIVAQLSQASGTVDAAAFRDAIGLGRKRSIQILEFFNRVGYTRRVGDQHRPRGDLQWNAARD comes from the coding sequence ATGATCGTCGGCACCGCCGGGCATATCGACCATGGCAAAACAAGCCTGGTGCGTGCACTGACCGGCATCGAAACCGATCGCCTGCAGGAAGAACGCACGCGTGGCATCTCCATCGAACTGGGTTACGCCTATGTCCCGGTGGAAAGCACGGAGGACGACGGTCCGTCGACAACGCTGGGCTTCGTCGACGTGCCGGGCCATGAGCGCTTCGTGCATACGATGGTGGCCGGCGCCACTGGCATCGACGTCGCCCTGCTGGTCGTTGCCGCCGACGACGGGGTGATGCCACAGACCCGCGAGCATCTGGCCATCCTGCAACTGCTGGGCGTGGATCGCGGTGCGGTGGCCCTGACCAAGATCGACCGTGTGGATGCGGCGCGCATTGCCCGGGTCGAGATCGAGATCGCTGCGCTGCTGGCCGCGACACCACTGCAGGATTCCCCTCTGTTCGCCTGCAACAGCACCGCACCCGACGATGCCGGCATCCGCGCACTGCGTACCCAGCTGCACGCGTGGGCGGCGGACAACGCCAGCACGCGCCAGGCCGAACTGCGCAACGAACTGTTCCGCATGCCGGTGGACCGCGTGTTCTCTCTGGCCGGCCACGGCACACTGGTGACCGGCGCGGTACATGGCGGCATCGCCGCGGTGGGTGAGCATCTGCAGCTGATGCCGGCCGCCACTGAGGTGCGCGTGCGCAGCATCCACGCACAGAACCAGGCCAGCGACCACGCGATGGCCGGGCAACGCTGCGCGTTGAACCTGGCCGCCATCGCCCGTGACGAGATTCATCGTGGCGACTGGATTGCCGACCCGCGCGCGCTGCTGGCCACTACCCGCGTCGACGTGCGCCTGCGGCTGTCCGCGTTGGCCGCACCGTTGCGCGACTGGGCGCCGCTGCATATTCACTGGGGCACGATGCACCGGCAGGCCCATGTGGTGCTGCTGGAGGACCACGACCACGGCGATGGGCAGTTGGTGCAACTGGTGTTCGATGCACCGGTCTGCGCGATGTGTGGCGATCGTTTCATCGCACGCGATTCAGCGGCCACCCACACGCTGGGCGGTGGCATCGTGCTCGATCCGGACCCGCCACAGCGGCGCCGGCGCAGTCCTGCACGGCTCGCGTGGCTGGGAGCACTGGAGCAACTGGCCGCGGGTGCGGGAATCGGCCCACTGTTGCAGCAGGCGCCCTTCGGCATTGCCATGGCCGCGCTGCAGCGCTACTGCCGGCGTGCGGCCGACCGGATCGATCTTCCTGCAGACGCACAGCGCATCATCACCCGCGAAGACACGGTGATCATCCTCGCCTCGCACTGGCAGGCGCTGCGCGAGCAGGTGATCACCTCGCTGCGCGGCTGGCACGAGCGACGCCCGGACGAACCCGGTGTCGACAGCGGGCGCCTGCAGCGCAGCACCCTGCCCTCGCTTGCAGCGAGCCTCTGGAATGCGCTGCTGCAGGACCTGCTGGCCGATGGCACGCTGCAGCACGTGGGCGCGTGGTGGCGCCTGCCCGGCCATGACCATGCGCCGCCGGAACGCGAACGTCTCCTGCTTGAACGCGTGCTGCCGCAACTGCACGCCGGTGGCTTCGATCCACCGTGGGTGCGCACCCTGGCCGCCGACATCGGACTGGCCGAAGACGAGTTCCGCGCCGCTCTGCGTCGCGCCGCCGCGCGTGGCGATCTGTTCCAGGTGGTGCCCGACCTGTTCTATGCGCCGGCCCGCATCGCCGAGTTGGCCACGATCGTCGCGCAGCTGTCACAGGCCAGCGGCACGGTGGATGCAGCGGCGTTCCGCGATGCCATCGGCCTCGGCCGCAAACGCAGCATCCAGATCTTGGAGTTCTTCAATCGCGTTGGCTACACTCGACGCGTCGGTGACCAGCATCGGCCGCGCGGCGACCTGCAGTGGAACGCAGCCCGCGACTGA
- the selD gene encoding selenide, water dikinase SelD, with protein MATHAQSPAPSTADAPQRLTSLAHGGGCGCKIAPGVLTELLRGVPALPAPAELLVGRETSDDAAVYRLDDRQAIVATTDFFMPIVDDPFDFGRIAATNALSDLYAMGARPLFALAIVGMPINTLPQDTIRGILQGGERACADAGIVVAGGHSIDSVEPIYGLAAIGVLDPQRLKRNADARAGDVLVLGKPLGVGVYSSALKKEMLDADGYRQMIESTTRLNSVGVPLAALDGVHAMTDVTGFGLLGHLLEVCRASGVAAEVDSAQVPLLPQTLDLLQRGCVTGASNRNWASYGAEVRFAEGLPAHWQPLLTDPQTSGGLLVSCAPEAVDAVLASFHDAGFGQAAVVGRLSEGTPGVNVV; from the coding sequence ATGGCCACGCACGCGCAGTCCCCCGCTCCTTCAACGGCCGATGCCCCGCAACGACTGACGTCTCTCGCGCATGGCGGTGGCTGCGGCTGCAAGATCGCGCCGGGCGTGCTGACCGAACTGCTGCGTGGGGTTCCGGCGCTTCCGGCACCGGCTGAGCTGCTGGTCGGCCGTGAGACCAGCGACGACGCGGCGGTGTACCGCCTCGATGACCGACAGGCGATCGTCGCCACCACCGATTTCTTCATGCCGATCGTCGACGACCCCTTCGACTTCGGCCGCATCGCCGCCACCAATGCCTTGTCGGATCTGTACGCGATGGGCGCGCGCCCGCTGTTCGCGCTGGCCATCGTCGGCATGCCGATCAACACGCTCCCGCAGGACACCATCCGCGGCATCCTGCAGGGCGGCGAACGCGCCTGCGCCGATGCCGGCATCGTGGTGGCTGGCGGCCACAGCATCGATTCGGTGGAACCCATCTATGGCCTGGCCGCGATCGGCGTGCTCGATCCGCAGCGGCTCAAGCGCAATGCCGATGCCCGCGCCGGCGATGTGCTGGTGCTGGGCAAGCCGTTGGGTGTGGGCGTGTATTCGTCGGCACTGAAGAAGGAGATGCTGGATGCTGACGGCTACCGGCAGATGATCGAGTCGACCACCCGCCTGAACAGCGTGGGCGTGCCCCTTGCCGCGCTGGACGGCGTGCACGCGATGACCGACGTCACCGGCTTCGGCCTGCTCGGCCACCTGCTGGAAGTGTGCCGCGCCAGCGGCGTCGCCGCCGAAGTGGACAGTGCACAGGTGCCGCTGCTGCCGCAGACCCTGGACCTGCTGCAACGCGGCTGCGTGACCGGCGCCTCCAACCGCAACTGGGCTTCCTATGGCGCCGAGGTGCGCTTCGCCGAGGGCTTGCCCGCCCATTGGCAGCCGCTGCTGACCGACCCGCAGACCAGCGGTGGCCTGCTGGTGTCCTGCGCCCCGGAGGCAGTGGATGCGGTGCTGGCCAGCTTCCACGACGCGGGATTCGGCCAGGCGGCCGTGGTGGGGCGCTTGAGCGAAGGAACGCCGGGCGTGAACGTGGTTTGA
- a CDS encoding helix-turn-helix domain-containing protein codes for MNLIDIGKAVRARREQLGLSQGQLAHLSGLSRQTVVGLEGGTLSDLGVNRVGQLMAVLGLDVPAPTTESRLRKQGLKMAARTANVSYASELTADELARVLVSGEVPATYAAQMAHLLDEAPPAMMVMAVEEAAIGAQMPPRRVWRNVAKMANTLSAHRKDLWM; via the coding sequence ATGAACCTGATCGACATCGGCAAGGCGGTTCGTGCCCGCCGTGAGCAGCTTGGCCTGTCGCAAGGCCAACTGGCTCATCTCAGCGGCCTGTCCCGGCAGACCGTGGTCGGCCTGGAGGGGGGCACCCTGAGCGACCTGGGTGTCAATCGCGTGGGACAGTTGATGGCCGTGCTCGGTCTGGATGTACCGGCACCCACCACCGAAAGCCGGCTGCGCAAGCAAGGCCTGAAAATGGCTGCACGCACCGCGAACGTGAGCTACGCGAGCGAACTGACGGCTGACGAGTTGGCGCGCGTACTGGTCAGCGGAGAAGTTCCTGCCACCTACGCGGCGCAGATGGCGCACCTGCTGGATGAAGCCCCTCCCGCCATGATGGTGATGGCAGTCGAAGAAGCTGCAATCGGCGCGCAGATGCCACCACGGCGCGTCTGGCGCAACGTGGCGAAGATGGCCAACACACTTTCTGCCCATCGCAAGGACCTATGGATGTGA
- a CDS encoding nucleotidyl transferase AbiEii/AbiGii toxin family protein: MDVNRELPAGAWQALLPRALVLIGEIRRHGGITDPFWTLGGGTVLMFRHRHRLSKDIDIFLPNPQYLGFVTPRLSDVAASLTGDYSEDPSAWVKLQFEEGEVDFVAAPNLLDDAWEEWTIDGQRIRVETSAEIIAKKMFHRGHRTTARDLFDLALVIEREPDALAAAAHALVRHRSTFLDQIRNPHPTLKIAFKAIDTLDYTPGFDHCVAIAGDYLEGL; encoded by the coding sequence ATGGATGTGAACCGCGAATTGCCTGCCGGCGCCTGGCAGGCGCTGCTGCCCCGGGCGCTTGTCCTCATCGGGGAGATCCGGCGCCACGGCGGCATCACCGATCCGTTCTGGACGTTGGGCGGCGGAACGGTACTGATGTTTCGACATCGGCACCGACTCAGCAAGGACATCGACATCTTCCTGCCGAATCCCCAGTACCTGGGATTCGTTACTCCCCGCTTGAGCGATGTGGCCGCGAGCCTTACCGGCGACTACAGCGAAGATCCCAGCGCCTGGGTGAAGCTGCAGTTCGAGGAGGGCGAGGTGGATTTCGTCGCGGCCCCCAATCTTCTCGATGATGCCTGGGAGGAATGGACGATCGATGGTCAGCGCATACGGGTGGAAACGTCGGCGGAAATCATCGCCAAGAAAATGTTCCATCGCGGGCATAGAACAACCGCCCGAGACCTGTTCGATCTTGCGCTGGTCATCGAACGCGAGCCGGACGCGCTGGCGGCCGCCGCGCACGCGCTGGTCCGCCATCGATCAACGTTTCTTGATCAGATCCGCAATCCCCACCCGACATTGAAGATTGCGTTCAAGGCCATCGACACGCTGGACTACACGCCAGGCTTCGACCACTGCGTCGCGATAGCCGGGGACTACCTGGAAGGACTTTGA
- a CDS encoding YicC/YloC family endoribonuclease, which yields MIRSMTAYAGGERVTPWGTLGCELRSVNHRFLEVGTRLPEELRALEPQLRERIAARLSRGKLDLVMRLRAPEAAANLQVDEALLGQLGRLAHRLTSDFPNLQVSFTDLLQLPGVTRGEATDAAALQVEALALLDQVLDGFVEAREREGGKLAAAISERVDGIERIATEVRTLIPAIRDGQRAKLAARLADLPHPVDPGRAEQELVLWLQKLDVDEELDRLGSHIVEIRRVLKQREPVGRRLDFLLQEFNREANTLGSKSVDSRTSNAAVELKVLIDQIREQVQNIE from the coding sequence ATGATTCGAAGCATGACCGCCTACGCCGGCGGCGAGCGGGTTACCCCGTGGGGCACGCTGGGCTGCGAGCTGCGCTCGGTCAACCACCGCTTCCTGGAGGTCGGCACCCGCCTGCCCGAGGAACTGCGGGCGCTCGAACCGCAGCTGCGCGAGCGCATCGCCGCGCGCCTGAGCCGCGGCAAGCTGGATCTGGTGATGCGCCTGCGCGCGCCGGAAGCGGCCGCCAACCTGCAGGTCGACGAGGCCCTGCTGGGCCAGCTGGGCCGCCTGGCGCACCGCCTGACCTCCGATTTCCCCAACCTGCAGGTCAGCTTCACCGACCTGCTGCAGCTGCCGGGCGTGACCCGCGGCGAGGCCACCGATGCCGCCGCCCTGCAGGTCGAGGCACTGGCCCTGCTGGACCAGGTGCTGGACGGCTTCGTCGAGGCCCGTGAGCGCGAAGGCGGCAAGCTGGCCGCGGCCATCAGCGAGCGTGTGGACGGCATCGAACGCATCGCCACCGAAGTGCGCACCTTGATTCCGGCCATTCGCGACGGCCAGCGCGCCAAGCTGGCCGCACGCCTGGCTGACCTGCCGCACCCGGTCGATCCCGGCCGCGCCGAGCAGGAACTGGTGCTGTGGCTGCAGAAGCTGGACGTGGATGAGGAACTGGACCGCCTGGGCAGCCACATCGTGGAAATCCGCCGCGTGCTCAAGCAGCGCGAGCCGGTCGGTCGCCGCCTGGACTTCCTGCTGCAGGAGTTCAACCGCGAAGCCAATACGCTGGGCTCGAAGTCGGTGGACAGCCGCACCTCCAATGCGGCGGTGGAGCTGAAGGTGCTGATCGACCAGATCCGCGAACAGGTGCAGAACATCGAGTGA
- the rph gene encoding ribonuclease PH encodes MSDSRPSGRQPDQLRPVVIQRGFTRHAEGSVLVCFGETRVLCTASVENRVPGFLRGKGEGWVTAEYGMLPRATHTRSDREAARGKQSGRTLEIQRLIGRSLRACVDRNALGERTITLDCDVLQADGGTRTAAITGAYVALVDAVNVLMKRGDIKRNPILGAVAAVSVGVYRGTPVLDLDYAEDSDCDTDMNVVMNDGGGFIELQGTAEGHAFRRDELDALLGLAEKGVRELLDAQQAALSA; translated from the coding sequence ATGTCCGATTCCCGCCCCAGCGGCCGCCAGCCCGACCAGCTCCGCCCGGTCGTCATCCAACGCGGCTTCACCCGCCACGCCGAAGGTTCGGTGCTGGTGTGCTTCGGTGAAACCCGCGTGCTGTGCACCGCCAGCGTCGAGAACCGCGTGCCGGGCTTCCTGCGCGGCAAGGGCGAAGGCTGGGTGACCGCCGAGTACGGCATGCTGCCGCGCGCCACCCACACCCGCAGCGACCGCGAAGCCGCCCGTGGCAAGCAGAGCGGCCGCACGCTGGAGATCCAGCGCCTGATCGGCCGCAGCCTGCGTGCCTGCGTGGACCGCAACGCGCTGGGCGAGCGCACCATCACCCTCGACTGCGACGTGCTGCAGGCCGACGGTGGCACCCGCACCGCTGCCATCACCGGCGCCTACGTGGCCCTGGTCGATGCGGTGAACGTGCTGATGAAGCGTGGCGACATCAAGCGCAACCCGATCCTGGGCGCGGTGGCCGCCGTGTCCGTGGGCGTGTACCGCGGCACTCCGGTGCTGGACCTGGACTACGCCGAAGACAGCGACTGCGACACCGACATGAACGTGGTGATGAACGACGGCGGCGGTTTCATCGAACTGCAGGGCACCGCCGAAGGCCATGCCTTCCGTCGCGATGAACTGGACGCGCTG